The following are encoded together in the Pleurocapsa sp. FMAR1 genome:
- the devC gene encoding ABC transporter permease DevC, with protein sequence MFSKLFRRTPLALRQVVKDKTRLMVAIAGIAFADILMFVQMGFENALYDAAIKPHLSLQADLVMINPQFQTLFSVKDFSRDQLYQTLGNNAVKSVSPVYISTGQWRNPQTRQERAILVWGIDPTVSAFKFPEVEQNRDSLKQLNQVLFDRASRPEYGAIPDWLKQKGSVETEINDKEIAVKGLFTLGSSFAADGNIITSDSTFLQIFPQRQSDRIDVGLIKLKPKVDPKQVQLQLEAMLLHDVKILTPKEFAEIEKQYWANGTGIGFIFGLGVIVGFIVGIIIVYQILYSDVSQHLPEYATLKAMGYSDRYLLWVLLQEALLLALLGYFPGLLLAFGLYQIAYAATLLPIIMKLETVISVLILTIVMCSVSGAIAMKKLRSADPADVF encoded by the coding sequence ACAAGACTCGTTTAATGGTGGCGATCGCGGGAATTGCTTTTGCAGATATCTTGATGTTTGTGCAGATGGGATTTGAAAACGCGCTTTACGATGCTGCAATTAAACCGCATTTGAGTTTACAGGCGGATTTGGTGATGATTAATCCCCAATTTCAAACTCTATTTTCCGTCAAAGATTTTTCTCGCGATCAACTTTATCAGACATTAGGAAATAACGCAGTTAAATCAGTTAGTCCTGTTTATATCTCCACTGGACAATGGCGCAATCCCCAAACGAGACAGGAAAGAGCAATATTAGTCTGGGGAATCGATCCTACTGTCAGTGCGTTTAAGTTTCCTGAAGTCGAGCAAAATCGAGATAGTTTAAAACAATTAAATCAAGTATTATTCGATCGCGCTAGTCGTCCCGAATATGGTGCAATTCCAGACTGGTTAAAACAAAAAGGTAGTGTCGAAACTGAGATTAACGATAAAGAGATCGCTGTCAAAGGATTATTTACTCTTGGTTCGTCTTTTGCTGCGGATGGCAATATTATTACTAGCGACTCAACCTTTTTGCAAATTTTCCCCCAACGCCAAAGCGATCGCATTGACGTTGGCTTAATTAAATTAAAGCCTAAAGTCGATCCCAAACAGGTGCAGTTGCAATTAGAAGCAATGTTACTCCATGATGTCAAAATTTTAACCCCCAAAGAATTTGCTGAAATTGAAAAACAATATTGGGCAAACGGTACAGGTATCGGCTTTATTTTTGGACTGGGTGTAATCGTAGGTTTTATTGTCGGTATCATCATTGTCTACCAAATTCTTTACTCCGACGTTTCTCAACATCTGCCTGAATACGCCACTCTCAAAGCAATGGGTTATAGCGATCGCTATTTATTATGGGTTTTGCTACAAGAAGCCTTACTTTTGGCTTTATTAGGTTATTTTCCTGGACTGCTTCTGGCTTTCGGACTTTATCAAATTGCCTATGCTGCTACTCTACTGCCGATCATTATGAAGTTAGAAACAGTAATATCCGTTTTGATCCTAACTATAGTCATGTGTAGCGTTTCAGGAGCGATCGCGATGAAAAAACTGCGCTCGGCAGATCCAGCAGATGTTTTTTAA
- a CDS encoding DevA family ABC transporter ATP-binding protein, protein MIISIDNLNHYFGAGALRKQVLFDINLEIKTGEIVIMTGPSGSGKTTLLTLMGGLRSAQAGSLKILKQEIYNASKRQLTQLRRQIGYIFQAHNLMTFLTAKENVRMSLELHNEISDRDLDNKAIAILEKVGLENRVDYYPESLSGGQKQRVAIARALVSNPKIVLADEPTAALDKKSGRDVVELMQQLAKEQGCTILLVTHDNRILDIADRLVYLEDGRLIQN, encoded by the coding sequence ATGATTATTTCTATCGACAATCTCAATCACTATTTTGGTGCAGGCGCGCTTCGCAAACAGGTCTTATTCGATATCAATTTAGAGATCAAAACAGGAGAAATTGTAATTATGACAGGGCCTTCTGGTTCTGGTAAAACTACTCTTTTAACCTTAATGGGTGGCTTGCGCTCGGCACAAGCAGGAAGTTTAAAAATATTAAAACAAGAAATCTACAATGCTAGTAAACGACAATTAACCCAACTTCGCCGTCAGATTGGTTATATTTTTCAAGCGCATAATTTAATGACCTTTTTAACAGCTAAAGAAAATGTGCGTATGTCTTTAGAATTGCATAACGAAATTTCAGATCGAGATTTAGATAATAAAGCGATCGCTATCTTAGAAAAAGTTGGCTTAGAAAATCGGGTTGATTACTATCCTGAAAGTTTATCAGGAGGACAAAAACAAAGAGTTGCGATCGCCCGCGCCCTTGTTAGTAATCCTAAAATAGTTTTAGCAGATGAACCGACTGCTGCACTCGATAAAAAATCTGGGCGGGATGTAGTAGAGTTAATGCAGCAGTTAGCTAAAGAACAAGGTTGTACCATTCTTTTAGTTACTCACGATAACCGTATTTTAGATATTGCCGATCGCCTTGTTTATCTGGAAGATGGTCGTTTGATTCAAAATTGA
- a CDS encoding glycosyltransferase: MRIALFTETFLPKVDGIVTRLKHTIEHLERNGDRVLVVAPEGGLSEYKGAKVYGVRGVPLPLYPELKLALPLGTKNAIKEFQPDLIHVVNPAFLGVGGIYYAKTMNIPLVASYHTHLPQYLQHYGLGALEGLLWELLKAAHNKARLNLCTSSVMVKELVNHGIERVDLWQRGVDTEMFQPHLASAQMRSRLSQGNPDAPLLLYVGRVSAEKQIDQIKPVLEAIPEARLAIVGDGPSRESLEAHFAGTKTNFVGYLQGLELASAFASADAFVFPSRTETLGLVLLEAMAAGCPVVAARSGGIPDIVTDGVNGYLFEPDDPDGAINATKSLLSATKIREKLRQNARSEAEQWGWAAATRQLQEYYRSVVSAKYNLSSAA, translated from the coding sequence ATGCGTATTGCCCTTTTTACAGAAACGTTTTTACCAAAGGTTGATGGTATTGTTACTCGTCTTAAACATACGATTGAGCATTTAGAAAGAAATGGCGATCGCGTTTTAGTAGTTGCGCCAGAAGGTGGCTTAAGCGAGTATAAAGGAGCAAAAGTATATGGTGTGCGTGGTGTTCCTCTGCCTTTATATCCAGAACTCAAATTAGCTTTGCCTCTAGGAACAAAAAATGCGATCAAAGAATTTCAGCCAGACTTGATCCACGTAGTAAATCCTGCATTTTTAGGAGTGGGCGGTATTTACTACGCTAAAACCATGAACATACCTTTAGTAGCTTCTTATCATACTCATTTACCTCAATATCTTCAGCATTACGGCTTAGGTGCTTTAGAAGGGCTGCTGTGGGAATTATTAAAGGCTGCTCATAATAAAGCTAGATTAAATCTTTGTACCTCTAGCGTGATGGTCAAAGAATTAGTCAATCATGGCATTGAAAGGGTGGACTTGTGGCAACGGGGGGTAGATACAGAAATGTTTCAGCCTCATTTAGCTTCTGCCCAAATGCGATCGCGCCTATCTCAAGGAAACCCTGATGCTCCTTTATTGCTCTATGTTGGTCGAGTCTCAGCAGAAAAGCAGATCGATCAGATCAAGCCTGTACTCGAAGCCATTCCCGAAGCTCGTTTGGCTATAGTGGGAGACGGTCCTAGCAGAGAGTCATTAGAGGCGCATTTTGCAGGTACAAAGACTAATTTCGTTGGTTATTTACAAGGATTAGAATTAGCCTCGGCTTTTGCTTCTGCTGATGCTTTTGTATTCCCTTCCCGCACCGAAACCCTAGGCTTAGTTTTACTCGAAGCAATGGCTGCGGGTTGTCCTGTAGTGGCTGCTCGTTCGGGCGGTATTCCTGATATTGTGACAGATGGAGTGAATGGTTATTTGTTTGAACCAGATGATCCTGATGGTGCAATTAACGCCACCAAATCTTTGTTATCAGCTACAAAAATAAGAGAAAAATTACGTCAAAATGCTCGCTCTGAAGCTGAACAATGGGGTTGGGCTGCTGCTACTAGGCAGCTACAGGAGTATTATCGTAGCGTCGTGAGTGCAAAATATAATTTATCTTCTGCTGCCTAA
- a CDS encoding DUF6464 family protein, translated as MSIKKNLLPTEIILTPARQCIAKLNIDRRLQPGGYMDYEGKTYAILERHHFYQYRVGGYRFNKATLHVQESKRPEETTLIGDRYVVGNANCRFNARSEIMRCAVVPEGPCKGCRYFEPIDN; from the coding sequence ATGTCGATCAAGAAAAATTTATTACCGACAGAAATTATTCTGACACCTGCTCGTCAATGTATTGCCAAGCTTAATATTGATCGCCGACTTCAGCCAGGCGGCTATATGGATTATGAGGGTAAAACCTATGCCATCCTTGAACGTCATCACTTTTATCAATATCGGGTAGGTGGCTATCGTTTTAATAAAGCCACTCTTCATGTCCAAGAATCAAAAAGACCAGAAGAAACTACTTTAATTGGCGATCGCTATGTAGTTGGCAACGCTAACTGTCGCTTTAATGCTCGCTCAGAAATTATGCGCTGTGCGGTTGTCCCTGAAGGTCCTTGTAAAGGATGTCGTTATTTTGAACCAATAGACAATTAG